The segment CTGCGCGTGAAAATAAACACATAGGCCACGGCACGCTCGTTCGGCATCGGCTCCGCCGCGCGGCCGTCTAAATCCTCGATCGATCCCGCATCACCGGCCGATAGCGCGCCGACCATGCTGGACCCCAGCGAAGGGGGGCCGCTTTTCTGGCATCCGGCAAACAGTACCGCGCCGCCCACGACGCAAAGAGTCGGCCAACCCCGAAATGAAATTATTTCTCGCATAAAAAATTCCGCTGGCCAAAGCCAAGCGCCTCGCTACGCGTGGCCTCATCTTCGAGAAAAGAATCGGCTAGCCCCATTTTACCCCTAATGATCGGGCGCTTCAATCAACAACGAATTCGCGCGGTCGGCTTGCGACTCTCAAAAATGCTACGGGCCGGAGGCGGTTGATCGCGCCGTTGTCGGGACAACGAAAATTTTCGGTCGAACTGTCGGGTGGCCTGGACATTGCCGCGGAAGGCTTGGCCGTTGTCGGGCTTCCCGTGTTTAGGCCGCATATTGCCATTTGCATGTCGCACAGCGAGCGTTCGATGCGGCGGCGGACGCCGGATTGAAGTTGCCGGCTCGCGGGGGCCGCGGGCGTTCTCAACCGTTATCGGTTTGTCGCCATCGCATCGCCCATCGCCAGCGGCCAAGGGAAAGTCGCGGCATTTCAATACCGGCACTTGCAATCGCGCAATCCGCAATGCAAGATCGATTGCAGGATTTCTCGGGCGCCGTTATGCTTCGCTCGCCCGGTCCCTCGCTCGATTTCCGCCGCTTTTTTCCAAGGGTAGTCTGATGCTTCGCCGATCCGCTTTGCCCGTTTGCGCGCTAACGCTAGCACTGTTCGTTTGTTTAGATTCCGCTTCCGCCGAGGTCAGGCTGCCGGCCGTGATCGGAAGCAACATGGTTTTGCAGCGCGGCGTGAGCTTGCCGATCTGGGGCTGGGCGGAAAAGGGGGAGGCCGTGACGGTTTCCATCGCTGGGCAAACCGTGTCCGCCAAGGCCGGCGACGACGGCCGTTGGGAAGTGACGCTCGCCAAGCTCGACGCCACTGCCGAGGGCAAATCGCTGGAAATGACCATCAAGGGGAGTTCCGGCGATGAGATCACGCTGGAGGATGTGCTGGTCGGCGAAGTCTGGATCTGCTCCGGCCAGTCGAATATGGAGATGGGCGTCGGGGCGGCCAAGAACGGCAAAGCGGAAATCGCCGCCGCAAATTATCCGGGAATCCGGCTCTTTTGGGTTCCAAAGGAACGAGCCCGGCAGCCTGCCTCGGACGTCGCCGCATCGTGGGATGTTTGCAGCCCGAAAACATTGGGGGCCGGCGCATGGGGCGGGTTTTCCGCCGCGAGCTATTTCTTCGGCCGCGATTTGCACAAGGATTTGCGGGTGCCCGTGGGCTTGATCTTCGCCGCGTGGAGCGGAACTCCGGCCGAGGAATGGACCAGCCGGAAGGCACTGTCGGCGGAGCCGACTCTCAAGGGCATGGTCGGCGAGTATGAAGTGTCGTCGCTCTACAACGGCATGATCGCTCCGCTGATTCCCTTCGCCATCCGCGGCGCGATTTGGTACCAGGGGGAAGCGAACGTCGGCCGCGGCACGCAATATCAAGTGTTGCTGCCCACGTTGATACGCAACTGGCGGACCGATTGGGGCCAGGGGGATTTTCCGTTCGGCATGGTGCAGATCGCCCCCTTCTTTTATGGCGGCGACGGAACCGCCGAAGCCGAACTGTGGGAAGCCCAATTGAAGACCGTCCAAACCGTTCCCAACACGGGCATCGCGCTGACGATGGACATCGGCGATTTGGACGAAATCCATCCCAAAGACAAACAAGACGTTGGCCGGCGGTTGGCGTTGTGGGCGCTGGCGAAGGTTTACAATCGGCCGTTCGTTTATTCCGGACCGATCTACAAATCGATGGCGATCGAAGGAGAGAAGATTCGCATCTCGTTCGATCACGTCGGCGGCGGCCTGATCTCACGCGACGGCAAGCCGCTCACCGAGTTCATGATCGCCGGCGCGGATAAAAAGTTTCTGCCGGCCACTGCCGAGATCGACGGCCCGAGCGTGATCGTCATTAGCGACGCGGTGACCAATCCAGCGGCCGTCCGGTTTGCCTTTCGTGGCATCGCGCAGTCGAACCTCGCCAACAAAGAAGGCCTCCCAGCCGCGCCCTTCCGCACGGATACCAAATGAGATCGGATTAATCGCGCTGGCTTTTTTCGTCGAACTCTTCCCATCCACCGGGTGCGATGATTCCGGGAAGAATTGTGTCGAGGAATGCGGCCCGGTTCGAACGGCGAAGCTCTTCGATCTCTTTGGTCAGTCGGCAGCAATATAGGCTCTGGCGCCGCCACCGAAATAAACTCGGTCGGCGCTACAGAAGATCTGCGACGGATATTCTTTGCCGTCCCATTGCGTCTTGAACACCCAGCCGTCGACGTCGCCAATATGCTTCGGGCCGACGTATTCCAGTTTCGCCGAACCGAGACCCTATTTGGTCACGTCGGGATGTTCATGCACAGCGGCCGACAATGGCGGTTGTTTCGCACTCCGCAAAACAAGCACTGCCCGATACGGACCAATCTAATGAGCCGAGGTTAGCCGAGTCCGAACGACGGATGAAATCGCGGCTGCAATTCGATTTTGCAACGGTGAGCGTCGCGTGGCGGCGGTGCTAACTCGGGCGACCCGCGCTGAGCATGAAACGTGATTTTTGGCATCGGCGGTCCAAACCTCCGCGAGAGGAACGATCGGCGAGACTCGCGATTTTGCGATAGTTGCATTCGCCGCGGCCCGCTGGTTAAATAGAGTGGTCGATATCCCGCCCTGCATTCTTTATCCCACCTTCCTTCCCGCCTTTTGAGGAGCAACCGATGTTTCGCCGTTTCCGATTGTTTTCCTTGTGTGTGGCCGGCGCCGCTTGTGTTGCGCTCGTCGGTTTAAGCCAAATGGCTTCGGCCGATGAAAGTTCGGCAACGAAGACCGCCCCGCATGCCTATCGAATCCTGATGGTCACTCAGAGCGCCGGCTATCGGCATAGCTCCGTGACCCGACATGACGACAAGCTCTCGGTCGCCGAACGAACCGTGACCGATCTGGGCATATCGAGCAATCTGTTCCGCGTCGATTGCACGCAAGACGCCGCCAAGGAGATGACGCCGAAAAAACTGGCCAACTACGACATCGTCTTCTTCTATACCACCGGTGACCTTAAGATTCCCAAAGAAAACCTGGACTATTTCCTCAACGACTGGCTCAAGCAACGCGGCCACGGGTTCATAGGCACCCACTCGGCCAGCGACACGTATCACAACTACCGCCCGTATCTCGAAATGCTCGGCGGCGAATTCCAAGAGCACCCCTGGGGGAACGGTTCGAAGGTGTGGATCAAGGTGCATGACAAGAATTTCCCCGCCATGAAGCCGTGGGGCGATGAATTCGAAATTGCCGACGAAATCTATCACTTCAAGAATTTCGAGGCCGATAAAGTTCATGTGCTCATGAGCATGGACATGGCCAAGACCTCGAAGAAGAAACCCTATCACGAGCCGATCGCCTGGTGCCGCGACTGGGGCAAGGGCAAGGTGTTCTACATCAGCCTGGGCCACGACGAAAAAGTTT is part of the Pirellulales bacterium genome and harbors:
- a CDS encoding sialate O-acetylesterase translates to MLRRSALPVCALTLALFVCLDSASAEVRLPAVIGSNMVLQRGVSLPIWGWAEKGEAVTVSIAGQTVSAKAGDDGRWEVTLAKLDATAEGKSLEMTIKGSSGDEITLEDVLVGEVWICSGQSNMEMGVGAAKNGKAEIAAANYPGIRLFWVPKERARQPASDVAASWDVCSPKTLGAGAWGGFSAASYFFGRDLHKDLRVPVGLIFAAWSGTPAEEWTSRKALSAEPTLKGMVGEYEVSSLYNGMIAPLIPFAIRGAIWYQGEANVGRGTQYQVLLPTLIRNWRTDWGQGDFPFGMVQIAPFFYGGDGTAEAELWEAQLKTVQTVPNTGIALTMDIGDLDEIHPKDKQDVGRRLALWALAKVYNRPFVYSGPIYKSMAIEGEKIRISFDHVGGGLISRDGKPLTEFMIAGADKKFLPATAEIDGPSVIVISDAVTNPAAVRFAFRGIAQSNLANKEGLPAAPFRTDTK
- a CDS encoding ThuA domain-containing protein → MFRRFRLFSLCVAGAACVALVGLSQMASADESSATKTAPHAYRILMVTQSAGYRHSSVTRHDDKLSVAERTVTDLGISSNLFRVDCTQDAAKEMTPKKLANYDIVFFYTTGDLKIPKENLDYFLNDWLKQRGHGFIGTHSASDTYHNYRPYLEMLGGEFQEHPWGNGSKVWIKVHDKNFPAMKPWGDEFEIADEIYHFKNFEADKVHVLMSMDMAKTSKKKPYHEPIAWCRDWGKGKVFYISLGHDEKVWANPKYQECLLGAIKWELNLEPGDATPNPELSKAEDEKAKAAAEKK